In Episyrphus balteatus chromosome 4, idEpiBalt1.1, whole genome shotgun sequence, the sequence ccccgaattgaaaatttcaaattttttgaattttttccacaCGACCTATTACTGTTCCAAATTACAAGTTTCTAcaataacgggaagttctccatacctacccttcaagcaagaaaactgagttcaaaaaagacactccgacctcaaaacgaggttgcacacacttgcaactttttgtgtatgaacacaaagtcgaaggagaaatcgtggtgaaaaaaccaatacatataaaatcggctccgccgGTGATTAtattttccatactaatttgagccgcccgCCGTGGGACCCGTTTCATAGTCGAGGTCGGAATCAgccggagcggattcggaccgaggtcggactcgtttgcttgcagggtaattttgatgatctgtcactcaaaatcacttatgtatatttaaatatacttaagcctggtacgctgctcgcgctaaattttagctcccatacaaattatcgaaaaattttatctgagctaaaatggatcccatacaaattatcgataacatgtatgggaattttatctcggctaaaatttagcgcgagcagcgtaccaggctttaaacgtcaaaccaaaacatttttatttgattgttcaccaatacaaaataaattgcacgactggggtcgcacgtacttgctcttatgcttaaagtaactataatgttaaagctttttattcaagaaatttaaaattcgatattttgaagaaatttcataagtagtataaaaaaattaaatctgtttttataattaataaaactccgttttaaaatatcttaaaaaaaaaacaaatatgccattttatttctcgtataaaaaggtatttttaaaaaaaaaattttgaaaattgtaggagccgttttttaaaaaaacaattttttatatataaaatttttttaacatttttcaaaaaaaaagttggtatgccattttgaagaaataatttatttacacataaaaactaaatttcaaaatttttcattgatccgttttcaaaaaattgatttttcaaaaaaaaattttgaaatattttttaaaaaaccaaaaatgcgtttttagaaaattttctaaaattttaatattatctttacttacgcacttttgtataaaaattttcatttaaatcgggttaattttgtacgagatattcagaaacgaaaaaaaccgttctatgacaggtaccgttaataacggtacaaaaaatattttttttatttaaaaagttggcccttatgtgtagtattacacacaaaaattttaatcaaaatcgttagagccgtttttgaaaaaaattaacttttctatttccgttatatggcaggtaccgttagttttggtcataaaaaaaaaatttcaatttcccctctagggaatcaccaaaaactgctaactaccaagtttgaagaaaatcacttcactcgtttaggctgcagctccagatagagacagacggacagacagacagacagacagacagacagacagaattgccggacccacttttttggcattctccatcatcgtaatgtcatgtaaaattgttatctcgagttcgattttttttacgaatcctaaacttgccctatagtacctatatcgcaagtaaaaaataaaaaaaaaaaactcagaatTGAGTAaaagcgattcaaactgttttattggatttcagaattaGTGAATTCTCGAGTGAAACTAATGTTTTCGTGttcgattggacgtccagaagcgtccggaagtcttctgaaaccgttttattgtcataaaaatgacagctagaacgcttctcagaggaaaaattctcttctcgatttcaaatcagaatcgactcaaaatcactaatatttatataattaaacgtcaaaacaaATTCCCTAGtagaaaagcaaaacaaatttattttattattcactaatgtcgttttcgattggacgtccagaagcgtccggaagcgtttggaagtcttctgaaaccgttttattgaattaaaaatgacagtaagaacgcttctcagaagagaaattctcttctcgattcaaaatcagaatcaaatccagaagcactaatacatgaatatttaaaagtcaaaataatcactcaatcactaatttttttggtttttcattcaaaatgttacttttttctgtaattcaacaaataaacgcattatatacttacttaaaatattctGCAAACCAACTGTCCCATTTATTAGCTGAATAttaccgtttttgaaaattaatttgcaatatttcatttgaaggaaaaaaaaaattaatttatatttgacattcaaaatttcacagaataactaacacaaacacaaaaaacagaattgagtggaagtgattcaaactgttttattggatttcagaatgagtgaatccttgagtgattccaatcgaaaacgacataatacagatataaaattttagaattgagtggaagcgatttaaactgttttattggatttcagaatgagtgaatccttgagtgaaaccaatcgaaaacgacataatggAAAACTTATCGAagttgtcgttttcgattgatTTCTCTCAAGGtgtcactcattctgaaattcAATGGAATAATTTAAATCGCTTGCATTAAATTCTGATATTTTTTGTATCTGTGTTGGTTAGcaatcgaataaaaattatttgtttttgcaccaggaaatttgttttgacTTCTCAGTAAGAGTTTTTGAGTGGATTTTGACttggacggccaatcgaaaacaacgtTAGTATTTTTTTGACTTGAAATCGAGAATTTAATCCCCCTTTCAACGTAGGCCATACATGAACTTAACACACCCCTATTCTCCCCCGCATACACAACTTGTAATCTCCTATAGAGCAGATCACAACTCACAATAACTTAACGAAGAATAAATGCTTTTTGTGACTCTCACAAGTTGTGACTGTGCGGGAGAATCGATGAATTTTTAGAGGCTCTAAATAGTCAGATATCAGAAAAAATGTAGGTGACATTTGAATCTGACCAACCAGAGCCTCTTAAAATTCAGAACTTAAGTTCAGGTGGCCTGCGTTGAACGCGGGGAATTtccatttgacaaaaaaaacttctgttTGTTTACCCACTCGGTTTTTTAAGCTTTCACATAAATccgttagaaaaaaaattactcataaCGCGTTTATATGAATACACACATTTTTcctaacccttcaagcaaacaggtccgacctcggtccgaatccgctccgcctcaggcggagctgagtccgacttcgaggcagaaactggtccgaaggcggctcaaattagtatggaaattagaatcaccgcggagccgattttatatgtatattggttttttcaccacgatttctccttcgactttgtgttcatatacaaaaagttgcaagtgtgtgagtgcaaccccgtctttcgcggtcggaggtcggagtgtcttttctgaactccgttttcttgcttgaagggaaggaccaccctaatgtacatagtAGGTGCAAtccaaaatttcattaaaaactaGATCATAATgcacaaattgaaaaaatagaaacatatgtatgtgatttttttttcttgctttgataaataatttattgaaataagttaaacttaaaactaaatataCAATACATAAAAATTAATCTAAACGTTATTTTTGCATCTATTGTCagaggaaaaataaaagtaaatgaCGTTAGAAATCGCTTTCTATCTGTAAATAGAAtcgaacgattttgatttaaataatatttcatcgttttgatattaaaaagagtgtagacattttttttggtaGATTGATGGTTTCAATTTAGGTTCGGATGTAGAATTATTCACAATTATTACTGGAATCCATGTGGTTTGAACTGGTTCTGGAGTTGTTGTCCTGTACCTGTTATTGGAATTCAAGTATctagaatttgaatttttgttgttgtattttttatttgtattggtGTACCTGTTATTTCTCTTGATCAGCAATCGTCCATTGTTGTTGAAGTATCATCTGTGCTGGGAAGTTCTGAAGTTATTGTGATCTCGTCTGTCGTTGAAGTTGATTCATCTGTTGAGTGTTCACCACCACAACCAtccattgttgttgttgattcttctgttgttggctCTTCGGTTGTTGTTGGTTCTTcaggtgttgttgttgttgaactCATAGTAGTTGAAGATGGTGTTGTAGTGGTCTTTTTGGTGGTAGTTGAACGAGTGCGTTTAGTTGGACGAGCAGTACTAGTTGGATATTTTGTTGGTAAAGTGGAACCATTGTTCGGTGGTGTTGACTCGTCTGTAAACGTAGTTGGCTCCTCAGATGTAGTTGGTTCCTTGGGTGTCGTTGGTTTTTCAGATGTCGATGTTGATGAAGTTGTGTTGAGAGTGGGACTTGTTGTTGTCGTTGAGACTGATGTTACTGTAGCATTGGTTGGAGTTATGGAAGGTGTTGATTGGTTTGATGTGGAGCTTGTTCCTTCTGTGGAAGTGTTAGTTGAACTTGTACCTTGGGTTGTATTTGAAGGTGGTGTTGTAGTGGACTTGGTGGGAGTTGGACGAGTTGGACGAGTTGGACGAGTAGGACGAGTTGGATATTTTGTTGATAAAGTGGAACCATTGTTCGGTGGTGTTGACTCGTCTGTAAACGTTGTTGGCTCCTCAGATGTAGTTGGTTCCTTGGGTGTCGTTGGTTTTTCAGATGTCGATGTTGATGAAGTTGTGTTGAGAGTGGGACTTGTTGTTGTCGTTGAGACTGATGTTACTGTAGCATTGGTTGGAGTTATGGAAGGTGTTGATTGGTTTGATGTGGAGCTTGTTCCTTCTGTGGAAGTGTTAGTTGAACTTGTTTCTTGGGTTGTATTTGAAGATGGTGTTGTAGTGGACTTGGTGGGAGTTGGTCGAGTTGGACGAGTTGGGCGAGTTGGATATTTTGTTGATAAAGTGGAACCATTGTTCGGTGGTGTTGACTCGTCTGTAAACGTTGTTGGCTCCTCAGATGTAGTTGGTTCCTTGGGTGTCGTTGGTTTTTCAGATGTCGATGTTGATGAAGTTGTGTTGAGAGTGGGACTTGTTGTTGTCGTTGAGACTGATGTTACTGTAGCATTGGTTGGAGTTATGGAAGGTGTTGATTGGTTTGATGTGGAGCTTGTTCCTTCTGTGGAAGTGTTAGTTGAACTTGTTTCTTGGGTTGTATTTGAAGATGGTGTTGTAGTGGACTTGGTGGGAGTTGGTCGAGTTGGACGAGTTGGGCGAGTTGGATATTTTGTTGATAAAGTGGAACCATTGTTCGGTGGTGTTGACTCGTCTGTAACCGTTGTTGGCTCTTCAGATGTAGTTGGTTCCTTGGGTGTCGTTGGTTTTTCAGATGTCGATGTTGATGAAGTTGTGTTGAGAGTGGGACTTGTTGTTGTCGTTGAGACTGATGTTACTGTAGCATTGGTTGGAGTTATGGAAGTTGTTGATTGGTTTGATGTGGAGTTTGTTCCTTCTGTGGAAGTGTAAGTTGAACTTGTTCCTTGGGTTGTATTTGAAGGTGGTGTTGTAGTGGGCTTTGTTGGGCGAGTTGGACGAGTTGGGCGAGTAGGCCGAGGGCGTTTAGTTGAAGTAGTTGGGCGAGGGCGTTTAGTTGAAGGAGTTGGGCGAGTAGTCCGAGGGCGTTTAGTTGAAGGAGTTGGACTAGTTCGAGTAGGACGAGTTGGATATTTTGTTGGTAAAGTGGAACCATTGTTCGGTGGTGTTGACTCGTCTGTAACCGTTGTTGGTTCCTCGGATGTCGTTGGTTCCTCGGATGTCGTTGGTTCCTCGGATGTCGTTGGTTCCTCGGATGTCGTTGGTTCCTCGGATGTCGTTGGTTCCTCGGATGTCGTTGGTTCCTCAGATGTCGTTGGTTCCTCGGATGTCGTTGGTTCTTCAGATGTCGATGATTCGTCTGTGATAGGTTCTTGTGAACTCATAGTTATTCCAGTTGAGTCGGGAGTTGTGGAACTTGTTGTTGTCGTTGAGGATGATGGTACTGTAGTATTGGTTGGAGTAGTGGAAGGCTTTGATCCTTTCGTTGTTGGGTTTGTTCTTGCTGTGGACGGTGTCGATCTAGTTGAAACTGTTTTTGGAGTTGTTTTTGAAGTTGTTTGCGATGttgattttgttgttggtttggTTGGACGACGCGTCGAAGATCGAATTGTTGTGGtggtccttttttttgttggtgtcaTGTCACATGGTTTTTTTGTTGTGCGTCTAGTTGGTTTCTTTGTTGTTTTTCGGGTGGTCGAACCTCCTTTTTTGGTGGTTGTAGTGGGACTTACTGATGTCTTTGTTGTAGGTTTAGTTGTTTTTCGGGTGGTCGGTGAAATTGTTGTATTATTTGGTGTTCTGGTTGAAGTAGAGCTTGGAGTTGAATTATTGGGCTTGGTTGGTTTTGAAGTTCTTGAACTTGTAGTGGTTGACGGAGTTGTTTTTGAAGTTGGTGTTGCAGTGGGCTTGGTGGACGGAGTTGTATTCGTTGGACGAGTAGGACGAGTTGATTTAGTTGGACCAGTTGAACTTGTAGTGGTTGACGGAGTTGTTTTTGAAGTTGGTGTTGCAGTGGGCTCGGTGGACGGAGTTGGAAGAGTTGGTTTCGTTGGACGAGTGGGGCGAGTTGATTTAGTTGGACCAGTTGGACGAGTGGAATTCGGTGAACCTGTTGGTGCTTTCGATGTGGACTTTGTTCCCACTGTGGTGGTCGGTGAAATTGTTGTATTATTTGGTGTTCCGGTTGAAGTAGAGCTTGGAGTTGAATTATTGGGCTTGGTTGGTTTTGAAGTTCTTGAACTTGTAGTGGTTGACGGAGTTGTTTTTGAAGTTGGTGTTGCAGTGGGCTTGGTGGACGGAGTTGGAAGAGTCGGTTTCGTTGGACGAGTAGGACGAGTTGATTTAGTTGGACCAGTTGGACGAGTGGAATTCGGTGAAGCAGTTGAAGAAACTGTTGGTGCTTTCGATGTGGACTTTGTTCCCACTGTGGTGGTCGGTGAAATTGTTGTATTATTTGGTGTTCCGCTTGGAGTTGAATTATTGGGCTTGGTTGGTTTTGAAGTTCTTGAACTTGTAGTGGTTGACGGAGTTGTTTTTGAAGTTGGTGTTGCAGTGGGCTTGGTGGACGGAGTTGGAAGAGTTGGTTTCGTTGGACGAGTAGGACGAGTTGATTTAGTTGGACCAGTTGGACCAGTGGAATTCGGTGAAGCAGTTGGAGAAACTGTTGGTGCTTTCGATGTGGACTTTGTTCCCACTGTGGTGGTCGGTGAAATTGTTGTATTATTTGGTGTTCCGGTTGAACTAGAGCTTAAAGTTGAACTATTGGGCTCTGTTGGTGTTGCGGTTTTTCTACTTGTACTGGTTTTCTGAGTTCTTTTTGTAGCAGTGGTTGAACTTCCGTTTTTGGTGGTTGAAGTGGAACTAGATGATGTCTTTGTTGTAGTTTCGGTTGATAAAGTTGTATTATTTGGTGTACCGGTTGAACTTGTGGACCCTGGAGTAGTTGAATTTGAATTATTGGGCTTTGTTGGTGTTGAAGTTCCTGTACTTTTCGGAGTTGTGGTTGAACCTCCTTTTTTGGTAGTTGAAGTAGAACTAGATGATACCTTTGTTGTAGTTTCAGTCGTCGGAGTGGTTGAACTTCCTTTTTTGGTGGTTGAAGTGGAACTAGATGATGCCTTTGTTGTAGTTTCGGTTGATAAAGTTGTATTATTTGGTGTACCGGTTGAACTTGTGGACCCTGGAGTAGTTGAATTTGAATTATTGGGCTTTGTTGGTGTTGAAGTTCCTGTACTTGTCGGAGTTGTGGTTGAACCTCCTTTTTTGGTAGTTGAAGTAGAACTAGATGATACCTTTGTTGTAGTTTCAGTCGTCGGAGTGGTTGAACTTCCTTTTTTGGTGGTTGTAGTAGAACTAGGTGATGCCTTAGTTGTTTTTCGGGTGGTCGGTGAAATTGTTGTATTATTTGGTGTTCCGGTTGAACTAGAGCTTAAAGTTGAACTATTGGGCTCTGTTGGTGTTGAAGTTCCTGTACTTGTCGGAGTTGTGGTTGAACCTCCTTTTTTGGTAGTTGAAGTAGAACTAGATGATACCTTTATTGTAGTTTCAGTCGTCGGAGTGGTTGAACTTCCTTTTTTGGTGGTTGAAGTGGAACTAGATGATGCCTTTGTTGTAGTTTCGGTTGATAAAGTTGTATTATTTGGTGTACCGGTTGAACTTGTGGACCCTGGAGTAGTTGAATTTGAATTATTGGGCTTTGTTGGTGTTGAAGTTCCTGTACTTGTCGGAGTTGTGGTTGAACCTCCTTTTTTGGTAGTTGAAGTAGAACTAGATGATACCTTTGTTGTAGTTTCAGTCGTCGGAGTGGTTGAACTTCCTTTTTTGGTGGTTGAAGTGGAACTAGATGATGCCTTTGTTGTAGTTTCGGTTGATAAAGTTGTATTATTTGGTGTACCGGTTGAACTTGTGGACCCTGGAGTAGTTGAATTTGAATTATTGGGCTTTGTTGGTGTTGAAGTTCCTGTACTTGTCGGAGTTGTGGTTGAACCTCCTTTTTTGGTAGTTGAAGTAGAACTAGATGATACCTTTGTTGTAGTTTCAGTCGTCGGAGTGGTTGAACTTCCTTTTTTGGTGGTTGTAGTAGAACTAGGTGATGCCTTAGTTGTTTTTCGGGTGGTCGGTGAAATTGTTGTATTATTTGGTGTTCCGGTTGAACTAGAGCTTAAAGTTGAACTATTGGGCTCTGTTGGTGTTGAAGTTCCTGTACTTGTCGGAGTTGTGGTTGAACCTCCTTTTTTGGTAGTTGAAGTAGAACTAGATGATACCTTTGTTGTAGTTTCAGTCGTCGGAGTGGTTGAACTTCCTTTTTTGGTGGTTGAAGTGGAACTAGATGATGCCTTTGTTGTAGTTTCGGTTGATAAAGTTGTATTATTTGGTGTACCGGTTGAACTTGTGGACCCTGGAGTAGTTGAATTTGAATTATTGGGCTTTGTTGGTGTTGAAGTTCCTGTACTTGTCGGAGTTGTGGTTGAACCTCCTTTTTTGGTAGTTGAAGTAGAACTAGATGATACCTTTGTTGTAGTTTCAGTCGTCGGAGTGGTTGAACTTCCTTTTTTGGTGGTTGAAGTGGAACTAGATGATGCCTTTGTTGTAGTTTCGGTTGATAAAGTTGTATTATTTGGTGTACCGGTTGAACTTGTGGACCCTGGAGTAGTTGAATTTGAATTATTGGGCTTTGTTGGTGTTGAAGTTCCTGTACTTGTCGGAGTTGTGGTTGAACCTCCTTTTTTGGTAGTTGAAGTAGAACTAGATGATACCTTTGTTGTAGTTTCAGTCGTCGGAGTGGTTGAACTTCCTTTTTTGGTGGTTGTAGTAGAACTAGGTGATGCCTTAGTTGTTTTTCGGGTGGTCGGTGAAATTGTTGTATTATTTGGTGTTCCGGTTGAACTAGAGCTTAAAGTTGAACTATTGGGCTCTGTTGGTGTTGAAGTTCCTGTACTTGTCGGAGTTGTGGTTGAACCTCCTTTTTTGGTAGTTGAAGTAGAACTAGATGATACCTTTGTTGTAGTTTCAGTCGTCGGAGTGGTTGAACTTCCTTTTTTGGTGGTTGAAGTGGAACTAGATGATGCCTTTGTTGTAGTTTCGGTTGATAAAGTTGTATTATTTGGTGTACCGGTTGAACTTGTGGACCCTGGAGTAGTTGAATTTGAATTATTGGGCTTTGTTGGTGTTGAAGTTTCTGTACTTGTCGGGGTTGTGGTTGAACCTCCTTTTTTGGTAGTTGAAGTAGAACTAGATGATACCTTTGTTGTAGTTTTAGTCGTCGGAGTGGTTGAACTTCCTTTTTTGGTGGTTGTAGTAGAACTAGGTGATGCCTTAGTTGTTTTTCGGGTGGTCGGTGAAATTGTTGTATTATTTGGTGTTCCGGTTGAACTAGAGCTTAAAGTTGAACTATTGGGCTCTGTTGGTGTTGCGGTTTTTCTACTTGTACTGGTTTTCTGAGTTCTTTTTGTAGCAGTGGTTGAACTTCCGTTTTTGGTGGTTGAAGTGGAACTAGATGATGTCTTTGTTGTAGTTTCGGTTGATAAAGTTGTATTATTTGGTGTACCGGTTGAACTTGTGGACCCTGGAGTAGTTGAATTTGAATTATTGGGCTTTGTTGGTGTTGAAGTTCCTGTACTTGTCGGAGTTGTGGTTGAACCTCCTTTTTTGGTAGTTGAAGTAGAACTAGATGATACCTTTGTTGTAGTTTCAGTCGTCGGAGTGGTTGAACTTCCTTTTTTGGTGGTTGAAGTGGAACTAGATGATGCCTTTGTTGTAGTTTCGGTTGATAAAGTTGTATTATTTGGTGTACCGGTTGAACTTGTGGACCCTGGAGTAGTTGAATTTGAATTATTGGGCTTTGTTGGTGTTGAAGTTCCTGTACTTGTCGGAGTTGTGGTTGAACCTCCATTTTTGGTAGTTGAAGTAGAACTAGATGATACCTTTGTTGTAGTTTCAGTCGTCGGAGTGGTTGAACTTCCTTTTTTGGTGGTTGAAGTGGAACTAGATGATGCCTTTGTTGTAGTTTCGGTTGATAAAGTTGTATTATTTGGTGTACCGGTTGAACTTGTGGACCCTGGAGTAGTTGAATTTGAATTATTGGGCTTTGTTGGTGTTGAAGTTCCTGTACTTGTCGGAGTTGTGGTTGAACCTCCTTTTTTGGTAGTTGAAGTAGAACTAGATGATACCTTTGTTGTAGTTTCAGTCGTCGGAGTGGTTGAACTTCCTTTTTTGGTGGTTGAAGTGGAACTAGATGATGCCTTTGTTGTAGTTTCGGTTGATAAAGTTGTATTATTTGGTGTACCGGTTGAACTTGTGGACCCTGGAGTAGTTGAATTTGAATTATTGGGCTTTGTTGGTGTTGAAGTTCCTGTACTTGTCGGAGTTGTGGTTGAACCTCCATTTTTGGTAGTTGAAGTAGAACTAGATGATACCTTTGTTGTAGTTTCAGTCGTCGGAGTGGTTGAACTTCCTTTTTTGGTGGTTGAAGTGGAACTAGATGATGCCTTTGTTGTAGTTTCGGTTGATAAAGTTGTATTATTTGGTGTACCGGTTGAACTTGTGGACCCTGGAGTAGTTGAATTTGAATTATTGGGCTTTGTTGGTGTTGAAGTTCCTGTACTTGTCGGAGTTGTGGTTGAACCTCCTTTTTTGGTAGTTGAAGTAGAACTAGATGATACCTTTGTTGTAGTTTCAGTCGTCGGAGTGGTTGAACTTCCTTTTTTGGTGGTTGAAGTGGAACTAGATGATGCCTTTGTTGTAGTTTCGGTTGATAAAGTTGTATTATTTGGTGTACCGGTTGAACTTGTGGACCCTGGAGTAGTTGAATTTGAATTATTGGGCTTTGTTGGTGTTGAAGTTCCTGTACTTGTCGGAGTTGTGGTTGAACCTCCTTTTTTGGTAGTTGAAGTAGAACTAGATGATACCTTTGTTGTAGTTTTAGTCGTCGGAGTGGTTGAACTTCCTTTTTTGGTGGTTGTAGTGGAACTAGGTGATGCCTTAGTTGTTTTTCGGGTGGTCGGTGAAATTGTTGTATTATTTGGTGTTCCGGTTGAACTAGTTGTTGAAGTTGAAGTTGAATAACTGggctttgtttgttttgaagttCTTGTACTTGTATTGGTTGTCGGAGTTGGTGAAATTGTCTTTTCGGTGGATAAAGTTGATTTTGTTGGATTCCTTGTAGTTCCGGTTGGTTTTACAGAACTAGTTTTCGGACTAGTTGACCGTCTAGGGGTTGTAGTTGAGTTGGTGGACTTTGTTGGTGTTGAAGTAGCTGTCGGAGTTTTTTTAGTGGACGATGTTCTTTTTGTTGATCTCGTTGGAGTCTTTGTCGTCTTTTTTGTAGTTTTCTTAGTGGTTTGTTTTGTGGTCGATTTTGTCGTTGGTTTCGGCCTCATAGTCGTTCTGGAGTATTGACATTCTTTCTTGGTATCCTCAGCACAACATCCCAATTTTTTGTCATAGAAATAATTATAGTCACATTTCATCTCCAAAGAAACACCGCCAACACACATATAATATTTTGCACAGTTGTTCTCATGTTCGTAACATGTTCCTGCCGCGAAGTCAATGCAACGATCTCCGGAGGGAGATGGTGTTACCTGGCACACGTTATGAACATCTTCCTTGCAGTCCTTCGTTTGCGGGTCAAAATATGATCCGTCATCACATGTCATGGTCAGAGGCTTGCCGTTCCTGCAAACAATATATTTATTACATTCAACCGCATGTGGAAATACACTCCCAGGATTTGAAGCACACGCAGCAAAATTTGCCATTTCATATTGAGCCTCGTATTTGCGAtccttaaaatagaaataaaaaatgttttaaatataatatttatcaaATGTCACTATTTCTAACTAACTCTAAGTATATTTGTTGCGGTAATTTCCGCGACCCAAAGAgccacacaaaacaaaaaagctcCTCGATGCATGTCTTTGtagcaaaaaataaactttttgctTTTAAGAACGATTTAAATGCTCTTGATAGTTTtggttataactttttgtttAGGCTCTcttcaactgatttttttttttgattgtttataaCTTGATGGGATCTTTAATCCCTGAACTTCTTCAAAGTTCTGTGATGTGTAGTtgcttttttggagtttttataTGAATTCGAAATTGATTTCCATAACTCTTATCAGTATCTACGAATTATCTTCGAACATATATTAATCGTTCGTAATTATCTTGATATCAGATTGCACAATGATTCGTTAGCGCGTTCAATTGATTTTAGGAAGTCCATTGATATGAGAATTTGCTTGGGTCAAGATAAACCGCAAGGCCATTGATTCCGAAAAGCATTTTTTCAGTGAAAACGGATAAGCACgtgtaattaaaattaaaaaaaaaaaaagaaatgttgatGCAATAGAGTTCGATGTTCTTGGGATTT encodes:
- the LOC129919364 gene encoding mucin-2-like gives rise to the protein MTCDDGSYFDPQTKDCKEDVHNVCQVTPSPSGDRCIDFAAGTCYEHENNCAKYYMCVGGVSLEMKCDYNYFYDKKLGCCAEDTKKECQYSRTTMRPKPTTKSTTKQTTKKTTKKTTKTPTRSTKRTSSTKKTPTATSTPTKSTNSTTTPRRSTSPKTSSVKPTGTTRNPTKSTLSTEKTISPTPTTNTSTRTSKQTKPSYSTSTSTTSSTGTPNNTTISPTTRKTTKASPSSTTTTKKGSSTTPTTKTTTKVSSSSTSTTKKGGSTTTPTSTGTSTPTKPNNSNSTTPGSTSSTGTPNNTTLSTETTTKASSSSTSTTKKGSSTTPTTETTTKVSSSSTSTTKKGGSTTTPTSTGTSTPTKPNNSNSTTPGSTSSTGTPNNTTLSTETTTKASSSSTSTTKKGSSTTPTTETTTKVSSSSTSTTKNGGSTTTPTSTGTSTPTKPNNSNSTTPGSTSSTGTPNNTTLSTETTTKASSSSTSTTKKGSSTTPTTETTTKVSSSSTSTTKKGGSTTTPTSTGTSTPTKPNNSNSTTPGSTSSTGTPNNTTLSTETTTKASSSSTSTTKKGSSTTPTTETTTKVSSSSTSTTKNGGSTTTPTSTGTSTPTKPNNSNSTTPGSTSSTGTPNNTTLSTETTTKASSSSTSTTKKGSSTTPTTETTTKVSSSSTSTTKKGGSTTTPTSTGTSTPTKPNNSNSTTPGSTSSTGTPNNTTLSTETTTKTSSSSTSTTKNGSSTTATKRTQKTSTSRKTATPTEPNSSTLSSSSTGTPNNTTISPTTRKTTKASPSSTTTTKKGSSTTPTTKTTTKVSSSSTSTTKKGGSTTTPTSTETSTPTKPNNSNSTTPGSTSSTGTPNNTTLSTETTTKASSSSTSTTKKGSSTTPTTETTTKVSSSSTSTTKKGGSTTTPTSTGTSTPTEPNSSTLSSSSTGTPNNTTISPTTRKTTKASPSSTTTTKKGSSTTPTTETTTKVSSSSTSTTKKGGSTTTPTSTGTSTPTKPNNSNSTTPGSTSSTGTPNNTTLSTETTTKASSSSTSTTKKGSSTTPTTETTTKVSSSSTSTTKKGGSTTTPTSTGTSTPTKPNNSNSTTPGSTSSTGTPNNTTLSTETTTKASSSSTSTTKKGSSTTPTTETTTKVSSSSTSTTKKGGSTTTPTSTGTSTPTEPNSSTLSSSSTGTPNNTTISPTTRKTTKASPSSTTTTKKGSSTTPTTETTTKVSSSSTSTTKKGGSTTTPTSTGTSTPTKPNNSNSTTPGSTSSTGTPNNTTLSTETTTKASSSSTSTTKKGSSTTPTTETTTKVSSSSTSTTKKGGSTTTPTSTGTSTPTKPNNSNSTTPGSTSSTGTPNNTTLSTETTTKASSSSTSTTKKGSSTTPTTETTIKVSSSSTSTTKKGGSTTTPTSTGTSTPTEPNSSTLSSSSTGTPNNTTISPTTRKTTKASPSSTTTTKKGSSTTPTTETTTKVSSSSTSTTKKGGSTTTPTSTGTSTPTKPNNSNSTTPGSTSSTGTPNNTTLSTETTTKASSSSTSTTKKGSSTTPTTETTTKVSSSSTSTTKKGGSTTTPKSTGTSTPTKPNNSNSTTPGSTSSTGTPNNTTLSTETTTKTSSSSTSTTKNGSSTTATKRTQKTSTSRKTATPTEPNSSTLSSSSTGTPNNTTISPTTTVGTKSTSKAPTVSPTASPNSTGPTGPTKSTRPTRPTKPTLPTPSTKPTATPTSKTTPSTTTSSRTSKPTKPNNSTPSGTPNNTTISPTTTVGTKSTSKAPTVSSTASPNSTRPTGPTKSTRPTRPTKPTLPTPSTKPTATPTSKTTPSTTTSSRTSKPTKPNNSTPSSTSTGTPNNTTISPTTTVGTKSTSKAPTGSPNSTRPTGPTKSTRPTRPTKPTLPTPSTEPTATPTSKTTPSTTTSSTGPTKSTRPTRPTNTTPSTKPTATPTSKTTPSTTTSSRTSKPTKPNNSTPSSTSTRTPNNTTISPTTRKTTKPTTKTSVSPTTTTKKGGSTTRKTTKKPTRRTTKKPCDMTPTKKRTTTTIRSSTRRPTKPTTKSTSQTTSKTTPKTVSTRSTPSTARTNPTTKGSKPSTTPTNTTVPSSSTTTTSSTTPDSTGITMSSQEPITDESSTSEEPTTSEEPTTSEEPTTSEEPTTSEEPTTSEEPTTSEEPTTSEEPTTSEEPTTVTDESTPPNNGSTLPTKYPTRPTRTSPTPSTKRPRTTRPTPSTKRPRPTTSTKRPRPTRPTRPTRPTKPTTTPPSNTTQGTSSTYTSTEGTNSTSNQSTTSITPTNATVTSVSTTTTSPTLNTTSSTSTSEKPTTPKEPTTSEEPTTVTDESTPPNNGSTLSTKYPTRPTRPTRPTPTKSTTTPSSNTTQETSSTNTSTEGTSSTSNQSTPSITPTNATVTSVSTTTTSPTLNTTSSTSTSEKPTTPKEPTTSEEPTTFTDESTPPNNGSTLSTKYPTRPTRPTRPTPTKSTTTPSSNTTQETSSTNTSTEGTSSTSNQSTPSITPTNATVTSVSTTTTSPTLNTTSSTSTSEKPTTPKEPTTSEEPTTFTDESTPPNNGSTLSTKYPTRPTRPTRPTRPTPTKSTTTPPSNTTQGTSSTNTSTEGTSSTSNQSTPSITPTNATVTSVSTTTTSPTLNTTSSTSTSEKPTTPKEPTTSEEPTTFTDESTPPNNGSTLPTKYPTSTARPTKRTRSTTTKKTTTTPSSTTMSSTTTTPEEPTTTEEPTTEESTTTMDGCGGEHSTDESTSTTDEITITSELPSTDDTSTTMDDC